The following proteins are encoded in a genomic region of Periophthalmus magnuspinnatus isolate fPerMag1 chromosome 23, fPerMag1.2.pri, whole genome shotgun sequence:
- the f2rl1.1 gene encoding coagulation factor II (thrombin) receptor-like 1, tandem duplicate 1 yields the protein MALTRFQPLFLLVYFVHASVGALDPETKGFPAIETQDGVIVSLQAKKVLSSPLTTVFLPVIYIIVFTLGLPANALAVWVFLFRVKKKHPSSIYMANLALADLLFVIWVPLKIAYHFNNNDWIYGEGLCKVLVVFFYANMYCSILFITCISVQRYWAVVHPLTQLERDNCVAIALSITVWVVVWAITVPLYLYDQEVQVTNLNVITCHDVTRPSHTKMAAGYFLTMGTLGFLVPSCVCIVSYVGMLKALQNNMSDPTIAKKRRKAIVLIITVLVMFIVCFTPSNIMLIVHYCLLLSGATNSLYGFYITTLCLASLNSCIDPFVYYFISEDFRDHIKNTFLCRSQRTVERMRVSFTALKNSKKSNTYTSDTANTQSTEC from the exons ATGGCTTTAACACGTTTTCAACCGCTGTTTCTTCTCGTGTATTTCGTGCACGCGTCTGTGGGAGCTCTAGATCCAG AGACAAAAGGATTCCCTGCTATTGAAACACAGGATGGTGTGATTGTCAGCTTACAAGCCAAAAAGGTCCTGTCCAGTCCACTTACTACTGTTTTTCTCCCGGTCATCTACATAATTGTGTTCACTCTGGGGCTTCCTGCAAATGCTCTGGCCGTTTGGGTGTTCCTCTTCAGAGTCAAAAAGAAGCATCCATCTTCAATTTACATGGCAAACCTAGCACTGGCGGATCTACTCTTTGTCATTTGGGTGCCTTTGAAGATTGCATACCACTTCAACAATAATGACTGGATCTATGGCGAGGGCTTGTGTAAAGTTCTGGTTGTGTTCTTCTATGCAAACATGTACTGCTCAATCTTGTTTATCACCTGCATTAGTGTGCAACGTTACTGGGCTGTGGTTCACCCATTAACCCAGTTGGAGAGGGACAACTGTGTGGCCATTGCCTTGTCTATCACTGTCTGGGTTGTAGTTTGGGCGATCACTGTGCCGCTGTACCTTTATGATCAGGAGGTCCAGGTTACAAACCTTAACGTCATCACTTGTCATGATGTCACTAGGCCAAGCCATACAAAAATGGCAGCAGGTTACTTCCTCACCATGGGAACCCTTGGATTTCTAGTGCCTTCATGTGTGTGCATCGTGTCCTATGTCGGCATGCTGAAGGCTCTTCAAAACAACATGTCAGACCCTACTATTGCCAAGAAGCGGAGAAAAGCTATTGTCCTTATCATTACAGTGCTGGTTATGTTTATAGTGTGCTTCACTCCCAGTAATATAATGTTAATAGTCCACTACTGTTTGCTATTGAGCGGAGCCACAAACAGCCTGTATGGATTCTATATCACCACTCTGTGCTTGGCCAGTCTCAACAGCTGCATTGATCCCTttgtttactattttatttctgaggacttcagggatcacATAAAGAACACATTCTTGTGTCGAAGCCAGCGGACTGTGGAGAGGATGAGGGTCTCCTTCACCGCTCTGAAAAACTCAAAGAAGAGCAACACCTACACCTCTGACACCGCCAACACACAGAGCACTGAGTGCTAG
- the ch25hl2 gene encoding cholesterol 25-hydroxylase-like protein 2: MNAGTQLRPESLSWMLDVGNVTGALSQASLLQPAWDHLLQNHHEVLRSPLFPVLLCVSTYFFLIGLYTALDLLAPTWPCINRHRLHPDKPITWPNIWTTLVLTIYNHMLYIFPTTVAQWLWRSPTPLPREAPTLCGFLLGIFGCTVVFDFQYYIWHLLHHKVPWLYRTFHAVHHQYNQPFSLVTQYLSGWELFSVGFWATIDPILLQCHCLTTWGFMVFNVYVSTEDHCGYDFPWSMHRLVPFGLWGGAPKHDTHHQKPGTNFAPFFSHWDWLAGTNVVPSPPGHVAEEPDKGRVKTRLVNYFVS, encoded by the coding sequence ATGAACGCGGGCACACAGCTCAGACCTGAGAGTTTATCCTGGATGCTGGATGTGGGAAATGTGACTGGAGCCCTGTCCCAGGCGTCACTTCTGCAGCCAGCCTGGGACCACCTGCTCCAAAACCACCATGAGGTCCTGAGGAGCCCGCTCTTCCCTGTGCTCCTGTGTGTTTCCACATACTTCTTTCTGATTGGTCTTTACACAGCTCTGGATCTGCTGGCTCCCACCTGGCCCTGCATCAATCGCCACAGACTGCACCCGGACAAACCCATCACGTGGCCTAACATCTGGACTACACTAGTGCTCACCATCTACAACCACATGCTTTACATCTTCCCaacgacagtggctcagtggcttTGGAGGTCACCTACTCCACTGCCAAGAGAAGCACCTACTCTTTGTGGCTTCCTTCTGGGAATTTTTGGCTGCACCGTTGTTTTTGACTTCCAGTATTACATCTGGCACCTGCTGCATCACAAAGTCCCCTGGTTGTACCGTACGTTCCATGCTGTGCACCACCAGTACAATCAGCCCTTCAGCCTGGTCACCCAATATCTGTCTGGATGGGAGCTCTTCAGTGTGGGATTCTGGGCCACTATCGACCCCATCCTGCTCCAGTGCCACTGTCTCACCACATGGGGGTTCATGGTCTTCAACGTGTACGTCTCCACGGAGGACCACTGTGGCTATGACTTCCCATGGTCCATGCACAGGCTTGTGCCCTTTGGCCTTTGGGGTGGAGCACCCAAGCATGACACCCACCACCAGAAGCCTGGCACTAACTTCGCCCCCTTCTTTTCACACTGGGACTGGCTGGCAGGCACCAATGTTGTGCCAAGTCCCCCAGGCCATGTTGCAGAGGAGCCAGACAAGGGGCGAGTCAAAACTAGACttgtgaattactttgtgtcttAG
- the LOC117392242 gene encoding proteinase-activated receptor 1-like, giving the protein MISLFVFVLLTCVHLAPAVVYNSSSGAGPRTFGISYNDAEQLDIDNLFSDYDSGGGKSNASSKMQILSEETILFLSGPMSTLLMPSWYSLVCLISVPVNLCAMLAFAQRIRPKKPAAIYMLNLACADLLFALLLPFKICYHYLGNNWIFGPIMCRVVTAAFYWNMYCSVLLICCISVDRLLAVVYPIDSLAWRRPQNAVIACVTMWILSFIGCTPLLLSNQTIYLDALNITTCHDVQPLEELKWNYKIYFLTICCTLFFLPLLISVVSYTRVIWTLNRVPKGIRGSSRKKTRAVVMAATVLVIFVLCFMPTNCIMLVHYLLFSNNAQSSHQGADSSYALYMVFLCLGSLNCCLDPLVYYFGSSQCQKQLSSVLRCGRGPTVCSTSHSSSDSYKSSRKGILKSSRTESSKINPSSEHESFQAHLHSQYKKLLV; this is encoded by the exons AtgatttctttgtttgtttttgtccttttgacTTGTGTTCATCTTGCTCCAGCTGTTGTTTATAACA GCTCTTCAGGTGCAGGACCAAGGACCTTTGGCATCTCCTATAATGATGCTGAACAATTGGACATTGACAACCTTTTCTCAGACTATGACTCTGGTGGTGGGAAGTCTAATGCCTCCTCCAAAATGCAGATTCTCTCTGAAGAAACCATACTCTTCCTCAGTGGGCCCATGTCCACTCTGCTCATGCCCTCTTGGTACTCTCTGGTGTGTCTTATTAGTGTGCCTGTAAACCTGTGTGCAATGCTGGCCTTTGCCCAAAGGATCCGTCCCAAGAAACCAGCAGCTATCTACATGCTAAACCTGGCCTGCGCTGACCTGCTCTTCGCACTTCTGCTCCCATTCAAGATCTGTTACCATTATTTAGGGAACAACTGGATATTTGGGCCCATCATGTGTCGTGTGGTGACTGCAGCATTTTACTGGAACATGTACTGCTCTGTGCTGCTCATATGTTGCATCAGCGTCGACCGACTTTTGGCTGTGGTTTATCCTATTGACTCTCTTGCTTGGAGAAGACCACAGAATGCTGTCATAGCTTGTGTGACAATGTGGATTCTGTCCTTTATTGGGTGCACCCCCCTCCTGCTCTCCAACCAGACCATATACCTGGATGCTTTAAACATCACCACCTGCCATGACGTTCAGCCACTGGAGGAGCTCAAGTGGAACTACAAAATCTATTTCCTCACCATCTGCTGCACACTTTTCTTCCTCCCGCTGCTTATTTCAGTCGTGTCTTATACCCGGGTCATCTGGACTCTGAACAGAGTCCCTAAAGGAATAAGAGGAAGCTCCCGCAAAAAGACAAGGGCTGTGGTGATGGCAGCCACTGTGCTGGTCATCTTTGTGCTGTGCTTCATGCCAACTAACTGTATCATGCTTGTACACTATCTTCTGTTTAGCAACAATGCCCAAAGCAGCCACCAGGGTGCAGACAGTTCATATGCTCTATACATGGTCTTTCTCTGTTTGGGCAGTCTCAACTGCTGCCTAGATCCCTTAGTTTACTACTTTGGCTCATCCCAATGCCAGAAGCAACTATCCAGTGTGCTGAGATGTGGGAGGGGGCCCACTGTCTGCAGCACCAGTCATTCATCCAGTGACTCATACAAGTCCAGCCGTAAGGGCATACTGAAAAGCAGCCGGACAGAAAGTTCCAAGATTAATCCCTCTTCAGAACATGAGTCCTTTCAAGCCCATCTCCACAGCCAGTACAAGAAACTGTTGGTCTGA
- the f2rl1.2 gene encoding coagulation factor II (thrombin) receptor-like 1, tandem duplicate 2 — MHKMDFISSISFLLVLNFFCSVSAASPPMGRGFAGHVDPENTQQVILNEAAIVTLKSDLTTIFFPILYIIVFALGLPANLMAIYVFLIRVKKKHPSSIYMANLALADLLFVIWIPLKIAYHFNGNDWIYGEPLCKVLVGFFYGNMYCSILFIACLSVQRYWVVAHPLSHQRKNNKVAIGVCVAIWAFIWLTTIPLYLYDQTAKLKDPNITTCHDVNIIKDPQNPFPSVQLPFYYFIFMGLVVFLVPCVVIIVAYIMLLRALGNSMEDSSAAKNRHKAVVLIVVVMITFVVCFIPSNIMLVVHYSLLKDGLANNGYSFYISTLCLASLNSCLDPFIYYFVSDDFRNHVKNTLLCRSSRTVERMRVSFSSMQYSRKTKSYVSDSGNTQTSSC; from the exons atgcacaaaatggattttattAGCTCAATTTCCTTTCTTCTGGTGTTGAATTTCTTCTGCAGCGTCTCTGCAGCGTCTCCCCCAA tggGACGGGGATTTGCTGGACATGTGGACCCAGAAAACACACAGCAAGTGATTTTGAATGAGGCCGCCATCGTCACCCTCAAGAGTGATCTGACCACAATCTTCTTTCCAATCCTGTACATTATTGTGTTCGCCTTGGGGCTCCCTGCAAATCTAATGGCTATATATGTGTTTCTGATTCGGGTTAAAAAGAAGCATCCATCATCAATCTACATGGCCAATTTGGCCCTGGCTGACCTCTTGTTTGTGATCTGGATTCCTCTAAAGATAGCATATCATTTCAACGGAAATGACTGGATCTACGGAGAacctctttgtaaagttttagtGGGATTTTTCTATGGCAATATGTACTGTTCAATTCTTTTTATTGCCTGTCTCAGTGTGCAGAGATACTGGGTTGTGGCTCATCCATTGTCCCATCAAAGAAAGAATAACAAGGTGGCTATAGGTGTCTGTGTGGCCATTTGGGCTTTCATTTGGCTTACAACAATTCCACTATACTTGTATGACCAAACTGCCAAGCTCAAAGACCCCAACATTACCACGTGCCATGATGTGAACATCATCAAGGACCCTCAGAATCCATTTCCCTCAGTCCAGCTACCTTTCTATTACTTCATCTTTATGGGGTTGGTGGTTTTCCTGGTCCCCTGTGTAGTTATAATAGTGGCTTACATCATGTTGCTTAGAGCTTTAGGAAACAGTATGGAGGATAGTTCAGCTGCCAAGAACCGCCATAAAGCTGTAGTGTTGATAGTGGTTGTAATGATCACTTTTGTGGTATGTTTTATCCCCAGTAACATCATGCTTGTGGTGCATTACTCATTGTTAAAAGATGGATTGGCCAACAATGGCTACAGCTTCTACATCTCAACATTATGTCTGGCTAGCCTCAACAGTTGCCTAGACCCCTTCATCTACTACTTTGTGTCTGATGACTTCAGAAACCATGTAAAGAACACACTCTTGTGTCGCAGTAGCAGGACTGTGGAGCGGATGAGAGTGTCTTTTAGTTCAATGCAATACTCAAGAAAGACCAAGTCATATGTGTCTGACTCAGGGAACACTCAAACAAGCTCGTGCTAG